The nucleotide window TTAGGAAGGATATTATTGCCCAGACTATGTTATGCTGAAGATGTTCCTGTGTTATAGCATGTTTATAGGCACTAGTAcaaggaagaaaaaaaaactttcctGTGTCCTTCCAGAAAGACAGGATACGGATAGAGCCATATACGCAGGTCTTGTTTTTTGAGTTATACATGTAAACAAAATGTAATAAACAAGGAGCCAACTCATTAGCGGCATGCTTAATATCGGTCAGGATTCTACAGAATGAAAACTGCTTTGACCATTACATAGTTGTAATCCTTGTGGTGAGTTTGAGTAATAGTTAACTGGGCGTGCATAGTGCTTGTGTGAATATTGAATATGTGGCAGGTGGCATTTTACAGATGGTAAATGGAAGGAAAATGCCTGTCTGATTGTACTACCAAATTCATAATGTCAAATTTTACAGCCATTAATATTAGTATTATAAAGTCGGGCAAATTAGAACTTCTAGCTATTCAGAATATCCATCGATATACTGTCTGATCTGAAagttagaaaaaagaaaagaaaagaaaaaggttcaAAAGTACCTGAGGTTATCATGAAATCATCATAATGTCCTTCCACAGATAAGTAATGCTGCATGCTTGCTTCGTTGACTGCTTTTAGATGAATGAACGTCATTGAGATAGGCAAAAAGATCTTGGTTTGAAAGGCGTGTCCAGTGCCCAGGTTTGTCAAAGTCTCACCCCTGTGCAAATCACAGGAAATTCCAAAAGGCACTATGTCACTGTCGCAGATGACTGACCAAAGCTGCCAGTAACAACCTGCTCAGAAGAAACTTACAAGAAGGAATTGTGCGTGGCGAACTGGCGAAAGCAACTGGGAGGGATGGATCCTCTGAAGCCAGTAATCCTGAACAATTCGTCGTGCGCGTGTCTTGCATTTGCATTCCAGTCGTCTATCTATCTTATCGTCGATCTCTGTCTATCTCATGTGCAGTGCCGTCTCTTCTGCAAGTGTGCATCGGTTCAACGCCCTAACCACTGCACAGAAGTTTCGCCCTCAATCTTCACGTCACCCAGCTCGAAGAATGATACCGGTATATGCTATTTAGTCCATGTTGATAAATTTGAAGCAGATGTCTCGACGTGAATATTGACAGCTTTGACAGCATGAATGCTATGACAGGCACTGCAGAAGAAAGAACAAGATCCAATTGTCCAATCGCCATTCACCGGCGCACCAGAATCCAAAGCTCTCATGCCAAATGGACATATTATGGATATTTCTTGGGCAGCTTGAAAGCAACCGCTTTGAAGCTGTGAAAACACGGCTGCCTTGCCGGCCAGGAGATGCGATAAACTGCGATAATTGCCGTCTGATATTCTAATGGGAAAACCTCAACACCAAGCATCTATCAAAAGTCAGTTGCCGAGAGGACAGGCATCGGCTGCACCTTCTTGGATTGGTGTAGAAATTTTAGACAGAATTCATAGGACTTACGTACTGAAAGTCTAACACCATGTTAGCTTCCTACCAACTTCCATAGCTTAAGAAAAACCTTCTCTTATTGCAAATCATAGATAACGATGGTGAAATTACTCCAGAGAATTGATTACTGAAACAGAATACCACAAACCATTGGACCCTGGtcttttttaaaaagaaaaatgaTTCAATTGGCTACTGAAAATGCTTACCAAACTGAAGCGAGAGACTTCTCTAATCGAATTATACACTTGGGGCCCGTAGTCTGATACTGACCTGACGTGCCGGATGATGCTGTACACAGCACACCACCATAAGTAGAAGTAGACCAAATCCAAAGCTACGCTTCCAGCCTCTTGTTGCCACTTAGCTCTCTCTGAGCTAACCTTCCTAGGAATAATAAGCAGCAAAAGGCACAAGGGCGATGTTGATACCAATACAATTACCATAGGGTTGTTGTAAAGTGGCGCGACACAAAAAAGGTAACCGCCACACTTTCCCCTATTCTGCTATTCTGGCCATGCGTGCTCCACTGAAGCAGATTGCAAAACCATAGCAGAATCTTAGCTTGATTCCTGATAGTACATGTAGGGAGcaagctgagaaacatggatgaggaagaGGTCCATATCGCAGTTGGGAAGAACTCAAAAAAGGAGAAAGCCAACATACTATGGGCTGCTGCCAATTTCCCCAGGGCCACCATAGTTCTTGTCCATGTTCATTGGCCCTCCAAGTGGATGCCTTTCAGTAAGATCTTTATAATCCTCCAGACAAATCCTTTGTACAGCTCCAAGGGTTACCTATGTACTTGTCtttaattcatttgatttttttcCGTCATGCTGAATACAAAGTGATATGGCCCTCGAATCCAACACTACAATGGATTACAAACTATTAATTGATAGACGAAGATGAATGATAGCCATCTTACCTTAAGAAACTCCAAGCACATGAGCACAAGGATTGCCTAATCAATGATGATCATAAGCACTAGCAGGGTATAAGAGCACAAGCATAATACAAGCAATTTAATGGCTATGCTCGATGACCATAAGCATTGGCAGGGTAGAGGCGATTATTGTTGTCATTAGCTGTACTAAAAATCATTCTCTCCTTTCCATCAACTGCAGTGGGTGGCAGAGTGTTATACAAGTTCGctgatgagaaggagaaggagatgcaTAGAGACAGAGAAATGAAAGTAATGGTCAATATGTTATCACAATACAAAAATCTGTGCCGGACGAGAAAGGTAATGCTATTTATCCCTATATTTGAGTTCAGATTAATAGACCTCATCAGCTTATGCAGTGCGTATTTGGGGTTATATGGTAAAAGAATTCAAGTAATCAGATATTCAGAGGCTTCATGCTAAGTTGGGTGCTAAACTGCTAATACTAGTAAATATGCATGTCAGTGGCCCTTCTTCAGTCTTCCTGCAAGGGAAAAGGAAATGATCTAAAACTTTACAGCATAGATATTCCTCTCCTTTTTTAGCGAAAACAGTAGGGGAAACCCCTATGTGGTAAATATTTATtgggaaaattggtttcatagcatCCAAAGATCACGACATTCGAAAAATACCATCAAAAGAAGTCCGCCACGTAAAATACCACCGAAAGAACGAACTACTACCTTCAAATGGCATTTTGTCACGGTGGCTGCTGTTGCCGTGAATTCCTCCATCGACACACCTTTCTTCCTCAACCCAGCTGCCTGGTTGGGCATGGACACGCTGATAGGCAGCCACACATGCCCTACGCCGCGTGGCTACCTCGCACGGCCCAGCCACGCCGGGTCCGCACGGCGGCGGCCGCAACTGCCTCACGCCCTCACCTCCATGGACACTGCCAGGAAACCAGTGCCCTGTGTGCGACTGTGAGTACGTGCATGGATCATCTATCAATGAGCTCACGGCGCATGCAAGAGCAATCGAGTTTGTGTGCATGCATATAGGAGTACTCGCGATGGCTGGGACCTGGGACGACGGCTGCCTATGCCTGGTCCACTGGCCTGTGCCTGTGCCTGGACACCAAGCTCGGAGCCGCCGATCTGCTCTCAGCTCTCACCACCACCGTTCCCCACCGTTGGCACCACCGTACCACTGCCGAGTCGTGTGCCCCACCATCTCCGCATGTTCTCACCCCTGCGCATGACAGTAAACAACTCCGGGCCGGAGCCAGGCCATGTCGCCAAAACTACTGTTgtccgccgccatggccggctctCGGTCCGCCGTCGCTGTTCCCGTGGGTGTAGACCACCAGCGCCTCGGCCGAGCGTACCACCACGTCCGTCCGAACTTCTTTCGACCGCGGCTCACCTGAACTGGGCAAATCCGCTCTGGGATGCTGGATCCTACAGCCGCCAGGTGCGTTGTTCCTACTGCACGCCATGGCCGCCACGTAGGGAACTCCCGCGGACAGCTCCAATCGGAGGCGCCTCCACCAAGCCAGCTACACTGCCGCGTCCACCACCACCGCGTGCACCTCCTTCGGCCAAAACTCCGCCGGCAGCCCTGCTTCGCGGGCCGCCTCCGTCTTGCTCGACGCCGGCCGTAGACGCTTGTTTTTTCCGCATAGTGAGCCGCCCCATCGCTCTTACTCAACCCCGCACAAGCCATGCCCAGAACAGCCCCTCTAGCACCCCCACGCACCTGACGTGTACCCGTGCCGACCTTGTAGTCGCCGGGTTCGCCATTGCTGCATGTCGCCACCGTCTCCTGTGTTGCATGCCGCGCGGGCACGGGGCCATACTCCTATGAGCCATATCAGGCCACGCCACTAACATCGATAGGTGCGGCCGGCCACTGCGAAGGCCGCCGGCTGGTCAGTCACGGCCGTTGTGCCCTCTCCAGGGCAAATCGGGCTGTGCCCGTACACCGGCTTGTGTGCTCTGTTTCTCTGAAATGGGGGAACAAATGTGCCTCAACGGAGGAATTCACGGCAAAAGCGGCCACCGTGACGGAATGCTATTTAAAGGTAATAGTCCATTCTTTCGGTGGTATTTTACGTAACGGATgtctttcgatggtattttctGAATGTCGTAATCGTTCGatgctatgaaaccaattttcccatatttatttatataaagaaaagcaaaacagGTCTTTCTGAGAAATAAAAGAAGGGCTAAATGAAGGCCAAGAAGGCTTAGCTCTGCCCAAGAGAGAGGAAAGAGGAAAAGGCAGACAACAAGAACAACTAAAAAAGTGATCTGAGTTTGTTAAAAAAAAAGTGAGCTGAGCCAAGAAGGAAAGGACAATTAGACATTCCTCTTTGATATACTATTTGAATCCCGTCTGCAATGTTAATTTACATTAGCAGTACCATAAAGTGAAATTAATATTGCAACTAGCTCCTAAAACGAAGGATAAAGATAGCTATTTATTTGTCAGGGAACATGCCTTGTAAACAAGTATGTGTTACTGCAGGTTAGCGCACATTACCTTACACATGATGACACTGTTGCCGGTGTTGTGAACCTGATAAAGAAGCTCAAAATTAAGAGAATCATCATCGGTTCAAGGTTAGAACTGAATCTACACCTCAAACATCTCATTCAGAAAAGAAAGGAAGCATCTCTTCAGATATGTTGCTCTATGTACAACCTGTACACAGATAAAACTAATGCTCTATGCTAGAATAAAAAACTAAACTAAGTTGTACAGGAACATGTCAAGGCAAGTGGTGCTTCACCAGTGCTGTCAGGTTTGGGTGGTACTCAACGGCAAACACATCTCCACCAGGTATACTAGAGATCAACTATGTTAATTACCGATGACCTACTTTCATTAACCTCCGGACCAAATTTGGAAATGACTTGATGAATACAATTATTTAAATACAGCAATGATCACCTGGAGCACAGTGAAAATATAGGATATGGAGGGAGCTCAGGTATTTTAGCATCTATACATGAGCTAGGTGAGGAATCCGATGGCTACGTGACACCACCAAGTGATCTTGTAAGTAAATTTCCGGTGAAGAATTGCCATTCACGAAAACAATAACCATTTCTGCCAACAAGTCTGTGGCCATAATTCAAAATTAGTCCTAATTCTGCTGTACTATTTGAGGTAGACGAAATCATGGATGAGGAGTCGACTGAAATGAATGATTCTGATCAATTAGTAACGGTACACATACTTTCTGACAGTTATGTCTTTAGGGTAAATTTCTATGATATGTGCATTCAAAATCTCTTCTTTTAGAAACAAACGACATTTAAGTTCTATGGTTGGGAGTCTTTAAAATTTGTGTCtaccagtgtcggtgcaatagATTGATTGCTTCCACCATAATGTGCAGGAAGATGAAACATTGACTGAACAAGGCACAGAGGAATCAGTCACTTCCGAAGAGATGGAAAACTTTTTTGAAGAGGATGCTGATCAATCTGATGAGATACAGAGTTTCAGAAACATTACTGAAAAGGCTGAAAAAATCATGGTAAGAGTTAAACAATACAACCTTCATCAGATTCTACTACTTCTAAACACAGATTCAGAAGCCTTAGTTACCTACAGATACAGATGGTTTCAACTTGTGATAGGTAAGAAAACATCAGGTGACAGGTTCAGAGAAATAGGTGATAGAAATTATATGGAATAAAATGTATGTCACATGATTGATAGCACTGAAGTATTGAATCTCAATGCTGacgataaaaagaaaagaaaatcaccTAGCGCATCATATAAGTATGGGTATTCAGCACCTCTTATTTTGTTTGGTCAGGAGGAAATAGAAAGACTGCAAAAGAAACTGAAACAGCTGCAAGGAGAGGAGCATAATCACGGCGAGAGGAGCTTTTCACCTAGACAAATGGCTGCTTCACTGAAGCGGAAGAGTTTATCAGAACCTAGATATCCAGAGCTGCAAATTCCAGAGAACATTGAGCAATTCTTGATGTCGCAAATTGAAAAAAACGACTGAGAACTTCCACTCAAGAAATTTCATAGGAGAAGGAGGTTATGGCCCAGTTTACAAAGGAAAACTAGGTGGCACGTCAGTGGCTATCAAGCTGCTGAAGCCTCGTGGTAGACAAGGTTTCTCAGAGTATCAGCAAGGGGTAATTCTTATGTTAAATTGTTAATAATAAGAAGCAAAGTTTTTTTAACGGCGCAAATGACATACCATAATCGCAGGAAGTAATTAAACTTGTGCTGGGAATAATTCTGATCCGCAGGTGGTGGTGCTGAGCaaattggagcacccgcacatcGTGAGGCTGATTGGCGTGTGCCCGGAGTCGTGCGGCCTGGTGTACGAGCACCTCCCCAACGGCACGCTCATGGACAGGCTCTCCAAGGGCCTCCTGTGGAAGGAGCGCGTCAGAATCCTCGCCGAGCTGCGCTCAGCGCTGGCGTACCTCCACTCCAGGCGCCCCCACGCCATCATCCACGCCGACCTGAAGCTGACCAACATCCTCCTGGACGCCGGCAACGCGAGCCGGCTCGGGGACTTCGGGACGGCACGCGCGGTGCACGTGAAGCCGCTGGAGGAGGAGACCATCAGCCGCCGCACGAACCCGATGGGCACGACGGGGTACATGGACCCCGTGTTCTTCATGACCGGCGAGCTCACCACGGAGTCGGACGTGTACGCGTTCGGCATGGTGATCCTGCAGATGCTCACGGGGCTGCTGGACCTCAACATCGCGGAGCAGGCGCGCGAGGCCGTGAAGATGGACGCCGTGCACAGCGTGCTGGACGCGTCCGCCGGGCCCTGGCCGGAGGTGCAGGCCGAGAAGCTGCTCAAGCTGGCGCTGAGGTGCTGCAGCCTGGAGAGGAAGCGGCGGCCGGCCATCACGTCCGATGCTGAGTGGAGATCGCTCGACATCCTACGGGCTATGGCAACCCCAACTAGTAAAATCCTGGAAATGGACCATGCGAGCTGAACTTACTGTAATACTAATGTACAGTATGCACCTCCTAGTATGTATCCTGCTGCAGCCTGCAGATGCCATGAAAACAAAGTAGGGGTAGCTAGTAATTCTCTTGTGATTAGATATAGATAAGCATAATCCAAGAATTGATGTGCATTACTAGAATATAAATATTCAGGAGTAGTACAGTAGAAACAAGAGATGGAGCAGACAGAGATCATGCTAGATGCAGCAGCAATTGGTTAACCAAGATAGTGATGGCGCACGGTTATTTTTGGGAAATCTGCACCTGCTTATGTTCAGAGATCATGCTAGAAATATTATATATATTGGTAGACGGTAATGTAAAATCTGAACTATGCACGTTCTGTTCAAGATCTATTACAAGAAACGGTTGGAGTCGACGCAAATGCCCAGGTCGGAGTCGACGCAAAGATGACCCTCTCCGTAGCGCCAGCGACGTGACCCGACTGGTGCAGATGCAATTAACCGCCGCTGGAGATCGATGGAAGTGCTGGCGTGCGGCGAGGAATTtcgtcgagcacctgggctcTCCTACGTGCTACAGTACATTTTGTGGGCCAATGATGTCTGTCGAAAGAGAGGGGAGAGAGCACAACCCTCGTCTTCATTCGCTCGTCCGATGGGAAACAACGGTGGATGCAAAAGCCCCCTGCACGCACGCCTGACGACGATCGGCGTCCGTGTTCAGCGTtcaccacctcctcttgtttctCCCCTCCCGTTCATCTCTCTCTTCTTTCGCCTTCGGCCTTCCTTTCCTTGCGGCGACGACTGGGCGAGCGCCGCCGCCCTTCTGCAGGtgttcgccggcgacgagcacccgcCAGGTACGCCCGCCCCCTTCTCATCCTTACCCGCTGTGCGAAACCGAGCGCTCCCAACCCTAATGGCCTAATGTAAATTTGGATCTGGTCCAGTTACAAGTATATACATGATGCCTACTGTAACTTTGACTGATTGCAAGAATTGCCGCGCCCCTGTTTGCAGTCGGAGATGAATGCGTCCAGGAAATCCAACCATGTTTCAAGCAAGGACAATGCAGAAACCGCGAGGGATATCGTCACCACGTCCGGCCAAATCCATCCCCTCAAAATCCCGGACGCTGTTGCTGCGCTAGCGCAGGCTGCTGCAAAGGCAAATGGTGAGACTGAGAAATGTATGTCCATGTCCCGTCAGAAAACTGGTATTTCGTTTCGGTTGTGATATCTAGGCAGCTCCAATAGGTGTTGTTGGATAAGCAGAAGAAATTCCCTTGTCAGCAATTTAAACCTGTATGTATGCTTCTTTTCCTTTTGGATCTCCAGATCTTCCAGGGTGGCCGTTGTTCTCGCCTCCTAAGGTGCAGTTGGACAAGTGTACCAAGTGTTCGAGAGAATTCTGTTCCCCAATCAACTTCCGGAGGCATACACGTGTTCATCGTAGAACCCTCAAGATAGATAGGGTATGCGATTTGTGCTTTTGTCTTTTCCCTCCAATTCTGTACCGACTTACCATAGTAGTTAGCCAAATGGGGAAAGTATGGGGGAACTCCAAGTCTTCTAATTAATAAGGTAGGAGGTCGGCCTCGAGCGGTCGATCCTGTGACCTTGGTCATCACACCAAACTGCTTCAGCACCACGTACCTGGCTTTTGCGATGACGTAGGTCTTTCTACTTTTATAATGCATGATCCTTTTAACACGAGTCATCAAGTTGTGAATTGGAAGAATGTATTCTTCGTGGATAATTAGCTTGCTTCCCAAGTCAAAATTCTCATTGTTATTCATTTCCTTTTCTGATGGTGCTGAAAGTctggaagggcgggcctggtgcaagcggtagagtcttaccgcctgtgaccggaaggtcccgggttcgagtcgcggtctcctcgcattgcacaggcgagggtaaggtttgccactaacacccttccccagaccctgcacagagcgggagctctctgcactgggtatgccctttTTTTTAATGGTGCTGAAAGTCAAGCCGAGTTGTAGTTTCTATGGATTCTTATGGTTGCTGGTCGTAGTTTCTATTTTTCTGATAAGTACTCTTGTAAGAACCATGCCCTAATGGGCTTGTATGAGTCTTCTTAGACTCCCACCTTTTCTTCTTATAATATACTGATGCCTGGCTCTCCTGCTAATTCAAGGAAAAAAAGACTGGATGGTTCACCTATTTGTGTGAAAGAACTTTTTTTTGGTTAGTTTGAGACACATCACTAGTTGGCTACCGACGTCTATGATGAGGCCACGTCAGATATAGTCTGACCATTCAAAATGAGACTTTTCACTTTTATGAAATTTGGGATATCCAGGACTCCTCAGCTGTCTGATAATCTATAGAAAGTTTAGCACAACAACCTAATAGTAATCATGAAATCGCTTACTAACTTGTATCTTGAATGGTTGAAAGCCTTCAGTCCCTGTGTAGTGTTAAATTTTTTCCAGTTACACTAGTTTAAACATCTTAGCGGTATACAATTATAATCGATGGTAAAGCAGTGTTTGTTGACTGTTGTCATACTGGACTTCACTTATTTCACAGTCATTTTTTTCCTATGAAACTGCTCCTCCATCACATTGCCATACATTGGCATGACATATTTGTTCATGCTCTGCAGGAATTTTCCAAGAATAGAGGCCTTCTCGCTGCATTCTGGAATAAAGTAAGTTATCTTAAATAAATTGCTTCTTACTTTGCCAATTTCCTGAACTTACTATAAGCTTGATCacatattcagcctgttcgcttgttggtttcagccagcccaaaccaaccagccaacagtgtttttctctcacaataaaccagcatcagccagtccaaaccagcccagaaaccaaccagcgaataggccgATTATGTAATAGTTGAAGTAACTCGCTTACAGGTTATAGATTTGTTATTAAGTTTTTAAAGAAAAATGTACGTGTCGTATCCTTGTTACATTTCATGTAAAAGGATATGCATGTATTTCTACAACTTTCGGTCTAGTTTTTGTGCATTTATCCTTACATCGTGAAGTATATCTAGATTAGTGCATTAGCTTGTTTAGTTAAGTATCCCTTTATAGATTACAATTTGGTTTATTCTGCGCCGAAACATTGCTCATAGCTTGGAATGTTTTTGTTCTCTTTAGCTGACTGTGGATGATGCCAGCGCAATTTTGTccttgacaggtgttgttgtaGAGGTAAGTATTGTACTACCAGATTGTTAATTCCCAGATAACATGCGGCATATGTAAACCTGTTTCCCTTTCAAATTAGTAACTGGGAAtataaaaatacattttcagGGTGTAACTGGTTCATCAATTTTAACAGCACTATCATCATGGATGTGTAAACCAGGGTATGCTTCGTTGCCAATGGCATATGCCAGAGCTGGCAGTGAGCTTCTGGTAAGGTTTTTAAATTACCTTTTCCTGACCTATGGTGTGCATTTAGAACCCAGCATCATATGTTCCCTTTCTTCTCTACAGGATCTGATTCAAACAAAGGCTTTAATGCATCTGCCTGTGTCATCGGATGAACTATTTAGCTTGCTTGATGAAGCAAGTGAGAAAACATTTCTTTGCACAAATACAGCTGCTTATATACAGAAGTTTTTATTTGACGGAGAGGTAGACAAAATTGCAACTGAGTTGAAAAATGTTGTTTCATGTATTAGTTACATGCTTGAACAAAAGCTGGTAAGATAGTACTTCTGTTGTGAAAAAAAGAAGATATTTTGCATTTACCTTTTATGTATAAGTTTGATCAATTTATTCTGCTACTGCAAATCGAACTACAGGTTGAAGCATGGTGTGCTGATAAGACTGCTGAAGCATTAAGATGCCAGAAGTTgctggaggaggaagaggaagctgCTCAGAAAAGGTTAGCCACTATGAGTGCACAATAAAATtcaaaaagctagcaaaccatcATTTTGCTCAATTTTGAGGTGGAATTTACTTAAGTTTTCTTCTATATCTTGAAGGCAAGCCGAACTGATGGAAAGTAAGCGGATGAAGAAACTTAGGCAGAAAGAACAGAGGTTAAAAAACCTCAAGGATGAGGATGTGACAGTTCAGTCACCCGAAATCATGGATGATGCGACATGTTCTACTGCCATTCAAAGTGTCAAGTCCATTTCTCATCTTGACCGTTTTGAGCAAGAAGAATCACAGTATCTTCAATTTCCAGCACCAATTACTTCAGAAACTGACAATGGTTTTAATGTGGACCTATCGGTAGAAGATATCAGTTGTGATTTGGGGCCTGAAATGGATAAAGGTGTTGTATTAAGGCAACACGTTTCAAGGCGTCGTTTAGGCAGAACAGAGGGGCTTGCTGAAAATAGCATTCTACCTGGTCCTGTAGTTACTTCACAGCATCCAGCTTTTGTGAGGCCTTCAAATTACAAGGATCCAAATGTCTGTTCTGCGCCAAGTAGAAACAAAACTTGTGCATTGAAATTGCAATCTGAGATTGAAGAACAGTGCCAAAAACATGAGTTAGATGTAGATGAACATGGCATGGGTCCTAGCAAAAACTCTCGTGTGCTAATAGGATCTATAAGTGTTGCAATTGAAGATGGTAGTGAACACTTGCAGGACTTTTGTTCCAAGAATGACCCAGTCCCTCCCAGTTCAAAGACAGTGAAACATGCATCAGTCAAGGTGATGCAACCTGTTACCCATGAGGGTAACAGAAATGAAGGCATTCCTCATAGTGATAGTAATAGTACGGCAGCAGCTGAGAACCATTCTCACTCCAGTGTTGCTACAGATGAAATCAGTTATTCAACCTACTGCAGTGCAGATTTGGTAGTGGATGAACATTTACAACGCACCATGTTTTCCAGTAAAGAAGCGACAGCCTTTCTTTCTCAAAGTAAACATCTTGCTGCTGTTATATTTGAACACCCTTGAAGTGTTGCTAACCGCCAATAAATTTTCCTCTACATAACAAAGTTCATTTTACTATATTAATTTGACCTTGCAGTTCTTTTCGTTACTTTTCTTTTTAAAAACGAACACAGGAAACCTCTATCTATTCTACATGAGTCTATGAGGAAAAGAAAACTAGTGCTCAAGTTAACTGATGCCATTCTAAAAGTAGACAGCATTATTTTGGCATATTATGTTTATTTGCATTAGAGTAAATAATTATTCATATCTTTTTAATGGAAAGTTTATTGTGGTTCTTCCTTGTTTAGCTCAGCAGTGAAGCTTGGTTGTGTTTTGCAGGGTGGAAAGAAGCAATAGCCGCGGATCATGTGAAACTTGTTTTGTGTCCTGAAAAGTGAAGGAATGGCGGACTAAAAAAATTCTGTCGAGGGCAACAGCATGGAAGCACCGGTTGAGTTGTCATCGGATCCCATAGCCCGACAACATAGGTGGTGCTTACCTAGCCTGCAGGGTGCTACGAAAGTTTGGAGGTCAAGTTTGTGT belongs to Miscanthus floridulus cultivar M001 chromosome 4, ASM1932011v1, whole genome shotgun sequence and includes:
- the LOC136548486 gene encoding uncharacterized protein, coding for MNASRKSNHVSSKDNAETARDIVTTSGQIHPLKIPDAVAALAQAAAKANGETEKYLPGWPLFSPPKVQLDKCTKCSREFCSPINFRRHTRVHRRTLKIDREFSKNRGLLAAFWNKLTVDDASAILSLTGVVVEGVTGSSILTALSSWMCKPGYASLPMAYARAGSELLDLIQTKALMHLPVSSDELFSLLDEASEKTFLCTNTAAYIQKFLFDGEVDKIATELKNVVSCISYMLEQKLVEAWCADKTAEALRCQKLLEEEEEAAQKRQAELMESKRMKKLRQKEQRLKNLKDEDVTVQSPEIMDDATCSTAIQSVKSISHLDRFEQEESQYLQFPAPITSETDNGFNVDLSVEDISCDLGPEMDKGVVLRQHVSRRRLGRTEGLAENSILPGPVVTSQHPAFVRPSNYKDPNVCSAPSRNKTCALKLQSEIEEQCQKHELDVDEHGMGPSKNSRVLIGSISVAIEDGSEHLQDFCSKNDPVPPSSKTVKHASVKVMQPVTHEGNRNEGIPHSDSNSTAAAENHSHSSVATDEISYSTYCSADLVVDEHLQRTMFSSKEATAFLSQRWKEAIAADHVKLVLCPEKFLKNSSKRTGSGRNTSFLSLLLSDARAHELEAGAAHAAQGVMFAEADAGDLNADEDVQSPPFGDVQRPLWFAARQPGRLLSLASCHFLREERERAKMMTSWLLGHRGPSGFSWSSTADQVTQGISAAGLTAIVTGASSGIGAETARTLALRGAHVVMAVRSLPAAQAVKDAVLAQAPEAKLDVMELDLSSMASVRAFASQFIDRGLPLNILINNAGVMAIPFALSKDGIEMQFATNHVGHFLLTHLLLDTMKKTSRESNVEGRIVNVSSEGHRFAYQEGIRFDNINDESVYSSFGAYGQSKLANILHANELARRFQEENVNITANSLHPGSIITNLLRYHSILDGLFLRLDRCSKCYNCCATGTITDQCATTPINKK